CCACTGATGATCAGCCTGTAGGACAGGTGGCAGAATCTGTTTTGGAGCACAAAATGCAGGTTAAAAAGAATGTAATCAGCCCTGAAGGAATTTGGGCGGGATGCCATAGATAATAGCTTTCCTTTTAGGAGGGACAATAAGAATGATATGGATGTCTTGAATAGCTGTGGTCATTAATAACCCTGAGTAGGCGAGAGGTCTCTTCTCCCATCTTACCCAAACAGCGGTGTGATGCTGGCTTCTGGGAAAAGCCAATAGCTGTTATTGCAGAGCAACTGTTTCAACAAGGCCtttgttgtttcctttctcGCTATACCACCCAGTGGGACTCATCCTTTCTCTGAAATGATGCTCAATTCATGTTGTTATGTTGTTACAGTAGACTAAGATGATACTTACGGGGAAGGTATTTCCATATATCTGCTGAGCTACTCTTATTCATGTTTCTTAAAACTTCTTGAATTGTTGAAGTTCCTCTTCCACAGTGCACACTGCATATAAAATCTGTGGAAGTTATCTTCAGTTGTCATTTAATGAGACAAGTAGACCTTCCCAGATGGATAATACAAtaaaatcaggagaaaaataatttgggggTCCAAGAACATAGTGGAATTCAGAGTAGATACAAGATTTGAAAATCCTCAGTCTTGCATGTCAACATTTTTAAACGTCAAcaatgtaacaaaaataaagtagatgtaaacaatttcagaaataagCACAGTGACATGTATTATGTTGCTTGGATCTTGGCAGTCATCCCCAGTGAAATAATAGCAGGAaattatagagaaaaaaaatagtgaaatcaTTCAGCAGTCATTGGGTATTCATGTGAGTCTTCTGTGTTGAGATAACACTTAGGTTTATTTGTATTATAGAATGAAAGATTGCTGTTATAAATGGAAACTGTTAAAGGTTTTGTAGCTCAGGCTAAAGGTTATCCAGGCTGCTGCAACAGATATCCTAATTCTAACAAAAGATATACAGTAAGGACAGAACATTATAACTGGAAGTAatctaaaaatatacataagAAGAAGAATTTTGCCGTGCTAGGCACTTGTTAGAGCTGATAAGAATTGTGACTGTGGTTTTTAACTTGTTCCTTCAAATATGTGAAGCTATATCGAAACCAAATCATGCCATTTTTGAGATTTCACATGGGCTCTTGTTAAGGACtgtctatttttctttccagagtgATCTCTTTTGTGCCCACATATAAATTCACTGAAGGTTTAACCTTCTTTGGAAGTGTTCTGATTGTGAATGCTGTTAATGAGTTTTTTATGGGTATAATGGGGGAATTGATTCAGatcagtgtgtgtgtgagtgggAACAGAGCTCAAGGGTACTGACATATAGTCTGATTAATTGCTCTAGTACCTGGAATGAGTTTGAGATGAGTGTTACTCAGACCTCTGTCAGCTTACCTGGGTGCCTGAAACTTTAGGAAAATACGCAGATGAAATCTAAAATGCTTTTAACCTTGCAAACTGTTTTTGCTACCAGACTAAAAATGTCATTGTGGGATCCGGTTTTGTGCATCTCCTAGCTTTTGGTGCATCTGTCTAAACTATTAAAATCCTCTGTTattctacaaaaataattaaaaaacaaaacaaaacaaaacaaaaaaaaaaacatagccaTTTCAGTATGATGCTAAGACCTGAAATTTGTCCATGTGTAATATACCATGTTGTGGAACCAGGCCAGCTACAACTGGTACAAAGTTCATGGCTTGCAATTTGGATCAGGGTCCCTTTTGAAAGGGTTATCCGTTGTTTAAAATAGCTGATTTTTACAGGCGAGTGTTTACTTTTGTCCTCAACTGTAAATAAACATGGATTGGCTTGTCTGATCTGTTATGCTTGTGTATGCCAGAGCACCTCCCTGCATCATGCAGATGCTCAGCCTGGCCagtgcagcctgcagcacccagcagcagacATCCTCCCTGGACTTGGAGGTGAGGTGTTGTAAGGAATGGATCCGCCACTATTGCTGTACCTAATAGCACCAAGGCACTGTAAGCCTGCTCAACCAAGCatctttttccccaaagaggTAGTGATTCATGTGAATGACATCTCAGGCGGGCTTTAGGAATATCTTGTAACTGCTATGAactttctgccagctgctgccaggcctTTGGTGATTGGCCTTTGCCAACCAAACTGCACCAAGTACTGGAGTACAAGAtgaagattattattttttgactgATTTTCTAGTTGGTCAAAGTCCTTTTGTACTGTTCTGTCTTGGGTGTTGGAGGTCTTCTCTTAATTTAATCTCCTATAATAACTTTATGAGATTGCTGTTTCTCATTGACAACGCTGTTGGGaagggtttctttttcttcctcttgtagATTGAAATCAGAATAGTTGCACAGTGGTTGCAAGGTTCACccttcttttgttttaaggatATCAGTGCTGTATTTACAGTTCCCCATGTTTTAGGACCCCACTGACATCAAAGCAGAAAGCTGATGCCTGTAGTTCAGTAAACAGCAgctatttacatgtatattcagGCTACTTAATGCCAAGTTCATTGATATACTCATTTTGCCAGAGAACTTTTAAGACAGCCTCCTACTGatgaatattttctcattttggtcACATTCTAAGTGGTAAAGTTTGTGTGTTGATTCTCCATTATCTTGAGCTTATTTACATGGTACTGGTGGGAGTGACTGTAAGATGTGCCAGTTCAGGTGTCTGTCAGAATAGAGGTGCAcaatgctgtatttattttagaaatgtgtaAAGGACTATATGAATTTGTCTGTACATGTATAAATAGGAGGCAGAGAGGATGTTGTGACTGGGTGTTGCAGTAATCAAGACCATAACGTGTGTAATCAGTTGTGACAATTCCTTGCTGTTCGCATGGGACAGGCTTAGTGCACATTCTGGGCCCCGAGTATCTCGGGGTGATCAGCAACCCAAACAGGAGGGGCCagtttcagcaaagcaaagctgtaCTGTGGGACAACGTAAGAGTGGCTGAGGTGCAGCTGGAAAGAAGTGTGATGAGAAGATTGGCACAAGCCCTGAGCAGATGCCTTAGATGTAACACACGTGCTTCCATGTTAAGACCTACTACTCCTCAACTTCCTTTGCCAGAATTTGTTCTGAAGCTACGTGGTAAGCTTCGGGAGGAGGGGAAGTTCAGAGTTgtaaacaaaaaccccaaaatgcCACAGACAAAAGACACTGTTAAATTGATTCATGGCAGAATGTCTCAATCtgtgtttaagaaaaagaaaaggtgaagcAAGACTTGTGTATCCAAGCAACTCTAAAGCCTTTACTGTTGCCATGGGAGGTTTTATCAATGACGCATTGGTTGAAATTGTCCTTTTCTTGTAACTGAAGTCTATGGTAGGAAGAAGAGGAGGTTTTCTAGGCAGATAGCTCCCCTCCTGCAGAGAATCAGCAAGAAACAGATTGGAGCAGAGTCACGCACACAGAGATACGCACAAGGGTCTGATCAAAATAAGAATGATAGAGCTTGGTCATCTCCAAACTATAAATACAAGATCCTCCCTGAGGCTCTGCTTTTGGAACCATTTGTTCCTCCACAATCAGTGTACAGGTAAAACAACTACAATATTTGCCATGAAAAGAGAATTCACCTGCTGTCTCTTGATTAGTCtaagcagaaatatttgtggTGTCTTACCAAGTGGACTCAGAAAATCAAATCCTCAAACATGtacttaaccttttttttttttagtacacacacacacacacacacacacacacaaagatgcATTGTAGGTATCACCTGATGCTGAATATTGCACGAATGTATTGCTGAATATATGCAGGAACGTGGCATTTTCGTGTGGCGCATGGCTTTTGGTAGGCAGGATTCTTATTTAGCATTATTGATGCATGGATCTTTCTCAGACCAAGGAAAGTAggtttaagaaaatatttacctgCATCTGTGGCTTGAAAGATGGCCAAAGAAAGAGAATAAACATGTTGTGTGGTATTTGACCAAGGAATagatttataaatgaaaatctggAGTTACACCTACTTCTCACTCCCAGAGTAAAGCTTTTCAGTCAGTTCCAGAGAGCAGATGCCCAACAAACATCTTTgtgcaggaaaaggaaatatttccttaaaCATCCTGCAGCAAACGTGACTGATTGagcttccctttccttctgcctgGTGCATTTCCCTTCTTTGCACAGACAGGATCTAACCAGATTTGCAGAGTATGAACTGCAGGATACTTTCAAATTCATAACTATGAAATGGTTCGTTTAGCAGGACAAAGGCCAAGCCGGCAGACACCCTTTTTCCAGCTCAGCATGTGCATAGCAATGGGAGGGTGGCAAGGAGCTTTTGTTAATCTCAACCGAGCTGGCAAGAATGCTGCAAAATGAAGTctttgaagatgtttttttttttttttttcttcatttttaaagcaacagcTAGTTCAAGAAAGCTTGGaaatcttgcaaaaaaaaaatccacagaataTTGCAAGACCTCCCTGGCAGTCATGTAACTTAGACAAATTTCCCCAGTATCAATTAGCCTCTACATTTTCCTTTAACAGCTATTTTTTCACAGGTTCTGTTCTGATGCaactgtgaaaatgtttttcctccagCTTGAATgcactttttgaaaaaaaagcagagtggCAGAAAGGATTAGGGTATCAGGTCAGGTTGGGGCTGATCCAAGCAgcagtggttttttgttttatttttttgttttccttttatttaaaacttgtaGAAATTGAAAGCTTAAAGGGCTTCACGCTTAGAGCTGTTCCCAAAATAGCTGGGACTCATAGTCCATTTCCTAACGGGCTCACATCACAAGACCAACCGCTGCCACTTGCTCTTTTGTCTGAGTCTCCAGTGGAGTGCTGGGCTGCTGACTCCTTCACTAGGGAGGTTCCCACTTCCCCAGAGGTGACCCTCTCCACGAGCTCTCTCCCCCAAAGTGACCTAGGTAAAGGTTGCCCTGTGGCCACCAACATCACACCCCATCTTCTTGAGCCCAAACAATCCCGTgcctttcacaaaaaaaaaaaaaaaaaaaagtgaccaaCCAGAGATGGATTTaggtggtttttatttttatgcgaaatcataaatacaaaataaaaatagtaaacaaGTGctgtagatttttgttttcactgggATGAGGTTCAGGCCTGATCCTGAGCACTTCTGATTTTTAAGCTCCAGGAGTGTGTTTTggtcttggaaaacaaaacagagcaaaaaaacaATTTACACCCTGAAGCCAGTGACGTCAGTAACAGCATTCAAttgggttgtttgtttggttttcttttaaagcacgGCAACAAGTACATTGAAGGATGAgattaaacatatatttatttttttttaaatgaggcCCCCTTCCTGCTAGTATTGTTGGGTGCTGCCCCCCTGGCCTCAGCGAAACTTCCTTACATCAGCAAGGAGCTGTGGTTTTGGTTGGGCGATTCTGTGCTTACCGGTACATACACAGCACTGGCTTCTTCCAAGAGGTTTTCGTATGCAGTTGTTGGATTTTAGCTATAAATGGACCCAGCCCTGCCATGGCATGAAGCTGTGTATCAGGAATTTtggcttgttaaaaaaaaaaaaaaaaaatcccttcaaaGGTGTgagtttcccccccccccccccccaggataGCCGTTCTGATGGGATTCTAAACGTTAGCAACCAACTCCTCAGAAGGATTTCACCTTCTGGTAGACCCCAAATCCTGCAGCACTTCTGTAGGCTCTAGAGTAATGATACATGCTGGCATGTCTGCAAGGTtgggacttttttcttttaattctttaatttgaGACAAATTCCCATTAAATTGATGAGATCTGTAAAAAACACAAAGTGAAGTCTGCAGGAGTTGAGCTAATATCCATTGACTCTTTTTGCTAGACACCAGAGGTCTGAGTGATGGTGTAACATGTCAGTAGGAATGGGCTGGGTGACAAAAACAGTTGGACGTtaccatttaaaatacaaataaaataaccatgaaagaaataaaggcaCCAAACCATATAACAAGCCAACTTTGGTATTTTCCTGCAAAACACAtgcatttaaatacatttacagtTTACAAGGttatactgcttttaaaaaagaagttgcAATGATGAAATAGAGAATATTTCATTCTTGTACCAAAACTATATATCACATCACAACAATAttatagctttcatttaaatgtagACAGTGTAAGAACTGCACCTCTTTATAGAACAGAACCACTTCTCGACATATTGCTCTGCTTTTGTACTGTCTGACGGGTTCAGACCCTGCAGTGTATGCGTTAGAAATGAAGGTAACCTTTCAAGGGGTGAAATTTGTGCTCAGTATTCAACATCTATATATGCAGGGTCAACGCTTTGGTCTCTCCTTCAGGTCTGTGTACGTATTGATGCTGTTGGGGTGTTAAATTTGCTAAGCAAAGCCAAAACGCAGTCAATATGAATCTGTCACGCCCCCCGGTAATGGTTAGTCTGTAAGTCTCGGCATCATCAGAAACTTGTAGGAGTTAATACCCGGTTTAGGTGGTGCTGTATTGCTGTGTGTTTGTGAGGGCCCCACGAGGTTGTAGCGTTGTGCTCTGAGGAGTACTCACAGCACGTTTCCTCCCTAGCTGTTGGCAGAAAGCCCCTTATGACAGTACAGATGCTGCCAGTCTGCAGCAGAAATCTGTGTCGATTTAAAggtacaagatttttttttcccctcttcacaATTTGTGCGAGAGAGCATCACACCACCCCTTAGCCCCTTCTTTAAGAAACATTTGTCTCTACAGTGTAAAAAGGAAAGGTGTGTTAATATTCCAGGCTGTGGTGAAGTTTAACAGGTGCTGAGCTCAGAAGAGTTATGGTGCCCAGAGCATCTTCCTTCCAGTCTGCAGGTACCAGGACGCTATGGAGGAGCTACGAGGGCTGTGAGAGCCATAACTTCACATCTCCCAATTACCATGCATAAAGGCTCAGTCAAAATAATTGGAGAAAGTTTTCTAGCACTTAATTTCTGTCTGATTAGGTAAATGAAGGAAAGCATACATTAACAAAGTTACAGTGGGGAGTCCAGCAAGTGCATGTCCAGCTGAACACACATGATTCAAAACAGGCAGCAAGTAGTGCTCATCAGCAAGGCCACGGAAGCCTCCCATAACCTAACCATCAATATCAGGGGCAATATTTATGTTTCCAGTCTCCTGTAGTGCAGATAAGAGGATGCAGAGGGTCGCCCTGCTGGAGCCATGACATGCAAAGGTCTCCTAGGTCTCTGAACCTAGTCCTGCAGTAATTCTGGCAACCTGCAACAAGTTCATATTCaagtaaaaacagaacagaagctGACAAAGGAGAAGGGATGGAGAACCTAGGATAATCTCTGTACTCTGCTAAACAGCAACTGTCTGAAATCGCTTTCAAAAGTCTCAAAGGCACACAGAGCAATGCACTCCTTTGAGGGACAAACACAACTGAAGAAAATCAATCACATGCCTTTCTCCAAACAGTTACTTGCTGCAGGATTAAGGACCAAGGCTAATGTCATGCTTTAGACAGGAACTCTAGTTTAGTTGCCCAAACtgaagaagaacaaaagaaaaaaaccttaaCCAGTTAAAGCCACGGCAGAACTCAGTCAGACGAAGGTTTTCAGGAGAGAAAACGAAGCAGGGAAGCTTCTCCTCCAAGCCAGTGCGCAGCCGATGGCCTgtcccagcagccaggcagtgcCCTGagaggcaccagcagcaggagcaggtgcCGAAGTGCTCCCAAAGCCTCCCACGGTAACACCGGCcggggccagagctgcagcggGGGCCATCAGGCAGATGGAGGCAGCGACAGCAGCCAGGCTTGGCCCTGGCGGACTTGGCCACGGCTCTCCCGGGCTCCTCGGTGCCCGCTGCCACCCCGGGGAGGTGGGTGCCAGTGCCGGCACGGCAGGCAGGTGGTAGCAGGGCCCAGAGTGGTGCTCCAATGGCCCGACgggaggctgggctggcaggCAGAGGGGCGCTGCCCTGCCTAGGGCCGCCGCTTGCCGGGGTGCCCCGTTACGACAGCCTCTAGGCAGGGGAGCGCTGCAGCGCCCGGCGGCCGAGCTGGCCGCAGATGCTCCCGGCGCAGCGGGCGAGCAGCCCGGGACTGGTCCCTGCCTGTGCCCCTGGGCAACAGAGCCCGGCAGCGCCGGCTCAGAGCCGTCCATCTGCGGCCCTGCAGGGCCGGGGGAGCCGAGCAGCCCCGCTCAGACGTAGTTCTTCTTGTCGTACTCGCCGTTGGAGGTGGGCCGCCGCGGTGCCGAGTACTTGACGGGGAAGGAGGTCTCGTCGCGCTgcgagcaggagcagcagcagatgagGCAGCCCCCGAAGAGCAGCAGGGCCGTGGCCGCCCAGCCGATGTAGAGCGCGGCCCCCATCTCCCGCTTCTGGGACGGCGGCACGGAGGGGTCGTAGAAGTCGCTGATGACGATGTTGGCGAACCAGCAGAGCGGGACGAGGACCAGGATCCCACAGAGGATGTAGATGGCCCCACCGGCGATCACGATGCGGGATTTCATCTTGCCGGGCCGGATGCAGTTGGTGCACTGGGCGCCCACCACGGTCACCATGAgcgccaccagccccagcagcgccACGATGACCGTGAGCGCCCGGCCCGCCTGCACCTCGGGCTTCAGCGCCAGGATGGAGTCGTACACCTTGCACTGCATCTGCCCCGTGCTCTGCACCACGCAGTTCATCCACAGCCCTTCCCAGATGGTCTGCGCCACCACGATGTTCACGTCGATGAAGGCTGACACCTGCCACATGGGCAGCCCGCAGGCCAGGATCACCCCCACCCAGCCCAGgatgcccagccccagccccaaaatcTCCAGCGCCGCCGAAGTCatgctgctgccgctgctcagccccagcctccGCAGAAGGGACGGCGGTGGCTGCCGCGCACCTCTCGCCCCCGGGCAGCTGCCGAGCCGGCTCTGagcgccgccggccccgggcaGCGCTATTTGAGGAGCCGCGGGGCGCCCTCCCACCGCCCTCCGGCCctcccccggcccggccctttTTCCGCGGGGGGGCTCGAAGCAGCCCTGGCCACCGCAGCACCGCCCGCCCCGGGGGGAgccgagcggggccggggccgggggcgcggagctccccccctgctcccccgcTGCTCCCCCGCTGCTCCCGGCCGCCGGCTGCCGGGGGGCTCCCGCCTGAGCTGGGGAAGGGTCCCTCGGCTcacagcaccctgctgcccGCCCGAGCCCCGAGGAGCTCCCGAGGAAGTTTTCGCGCTCCTGGGAAAGTGTGGGGGATGGAGAAATCGCACGGATTTTGCCCCCTCAGGTTTTCTCCTTTGAGTGCGTTTATTCTTCTATTGCCTATTTGCTAGTAAAGCCCACAGCTAAACCCGTGGAGAGGACCTACCAATGCAGGCGTACAGCAGTATGGACGATCCAATTATCAGAGCCTAATTAATAATGTTTCAGCAGATTGACCGACCAGCACGTGCCAGCACATCTCCTGGGGACTGTGACAGGCAAAAGTGCAAGCAAGCACCACCAAAGGCCTTAGGAACCACCCAGGAGTGACAATTTTATACAATGGGCTCTGCACGTCATCTGTCGGTACCAAGCAGTGCTTTAATGCTTTCAGCAAGAAGGTTGTGCCAGCCAGGAAACTCTGCTTGGTTTGATAGTGGAGCACAGAGCAAGGCACCCCATTAAGATATGTTGCCAGAAGGATTCCAAGCTTcactttgctgttttaattgtTCAAGTACATTTCAAATCTTCACAGTGTCTCAACAAGCTAAGTGCCCATGTCAAAAAGAGTGGCTTTGCAAGTGGTTTCGTCATCAGGCCACACAGGTTGTGATTGATAGAGCCTCTTCATGGCCTGCTGGCATCCTGGATTGTTCCTGCAAACCAGCCTTGGTTCAAACCCTTGGTTCAGGCCAACAGTCCGGCTGCCAAGCAGTGCAAAcctgcaggctgggagatgCAGCAAGTGGTCGTGGTGTAAATGCTGCTGTTACAGAGGCAGTAGAGACAGATCCCACCAGCTGCCTCACTGCACTGGCAAGGAGCTGCACTCCGGTGGCTTTCCGCTGGGTGCCCTGAGAAAGgcttgttttgatttaaacTGGGATTGTTTGGGTTTGTCTTAATtaagttaaaatgttttagacAAAAATGAGAGTTATGTTCACAATGACTTTTGAACTGGTTTGGAAAGATTTGGTTTTATGTAGTCCAAAGTATCCTTCTGGTACAGAGCAGATCgcagagaggaaaataatgcaTTCCTGCCCCTATGtaagcatttttctcttctgggcAGTGATTTACAGCATGTATTACGGCATGCAGAGCTCTGTGATGGAAATAATAAGACCGGTAAGGTATGAATGGAAAAGCCCATGTGTGAAGCAGAAGCACAAGACGTGACAGAACAAAGGTTAAAGGGATGCATCGACATGCATCAACAGCCAAGGACATGACAATGAGTTAACACTGAGCAACGCCCTGCTTGCGTCCTGACAGCAGCACTGGTGACTCCTGCAGAGGACCCAAGTGCTGGTAACAGGAAGGTGGCAATGAGGTCACAGCACATGGGACGTGGCCCTTTGCTTCTTCTTATTCCAACAAGAAGACGGAATTTATCCCAAAGacaccccaaaaaaatcaaaccaaagaACATCAGCAGCTTGTGGACCATCATAGTGTGGACATGATAACATGTAACAACTGCAGCCTCTCATTGATTATCTCTGCTGGGGGAGCTGTAAACATTTCTAGCATGGAAAATATCTTCCGAACAGAGGCTGCCTGGTATAAGGAGTTAAGAGGAGTTATCTCCTCTTCCAGTTGTATATGAAATACATACAGTTTACTTCAATTATTTAAAACTGTACATTCCAATGTGCAAGTCCAGGAGGAATGTGTGACTGGGGCTGTGCATCTGTCAAACTGTGGCTGCTTACATAAGTCAGAAAAGTCCCTGGTGTCAGGGAGAGGAGAATGTGTACCAGAACCAGCCACGGAGACAGAGATATCTCAGAGGTGAACAGGAAGAAACCCAGAACGCAGGCTGAAACTGAATAACATCTGTATTTATGATGATAATAATGATTATATAGAAAACACCACAgaagaacaattaaaaatggGGTGAAGAAATGCCAGTTATCTTAGCCCGTAAGCACAGGAAAGCCCCACCCTTGCCACTTGCCCAAGAGCACGGAACTCTGAGTTTCCTCCGATAAACGGCCTGTGTGTGCTCCTGCGCCAGGCAGGAGGCATTCGTGGGGCCtgtgaggctgcccagggcttcACGCTGAGAAGGGAAACCAGCACGTGGCTTGTTTTACCTCGGCAGCCCTCACCCCACCTTCCCTTGCTACCTGTTACCGAGCAACTGATTCCTTCAAATCACTTAATCCAGGACAATTATTACCCTGGGGAAATGCATGCTTAATAATCAGAGAGGAAACCAACCTTTATGCTTAAAGAGGAATTGCCATTCTTGGCGTTTCAGCTTCTTGTGTTTGTTACTTCTCCTTACCCAAATACTGTCTGTTATCCTGGCCACCGGCAATAACATCCATCTTTAATTACTCTGTTCCCTGATCCTGACGGTGAGAGTGAGCACATGGACTGCCATAGCTCTCCGGCCTGGTTACTTACAGGTAACTCGACTGacacagctgctggggggggctgaggaCCCTGCCAGCCTCCACAAGCACATTGTGGCTTCTGATGGTGTTCACGTCACAACACTGGGAAATAATTTCGACTTCCAAAAATTAAGAGGTTCGAACTTCTTAAAAGTGAATGCGAATCAGCATGGTGCTTTGCGTGAGATATTAATTAAATCACTCACCACTTATAAATGAAATCCTTGCTGGTAAAGTCTGTATTCCTTTCAATTCAAAGGCGTGATGTTCTTGAAGCAAAGTAAGTCATTAACAAATGACCATTTATGTCATTAGGTCTATTACTGCTCCAGCTATGCATTTATTAAATCATCCTGGGGGAGGATATATAGAGGACTTGGAGACTTGTGAAAATGGGCGGAAGCGGTATTCAAGCTGAGAACAATTGCACAGAAACCATACTATAGCTAGAGGGGCTTTGGGATTAGAAGTGATTGTGTTTTCACGCTTTTCCTGACATAATCAGGACAAATACCAGGCACATTCACTGGAAGGGCTGCTAAGGGGGGGGGTTGTCCAGGCTCTTAGCAGCATTGCTTCTCCTGTTATATGAGCCCTGCACCATGGCACAGAACTGCGGTGCCCAGCCCTCCAGTCTGACCAGGGCTTTGCTAAACCCCAAAGCATCCCACCAGCAATGTTTAGATAGATTTGCCTTTTGGGACCTGAAAGATAGTCTGCTGAGCATGCTTGGTTTATAACTTGTAGAGTGTCTCATACATAAGTGCTTCTGCTCCTTCTCACCCCTAAAATGTTAAGCATCTGGAAGATAGGAAAGTGCCATTTGGTATCAAGCTTATGCACAAACACGGTATTGTTTGTGTGAATAAGACAGATGATGAGTCAAAAGATAAATTCAAAGCCCAGTGATCTCAAGGGAGCTTACCAATAGCTTTTGGATCAGACAGAAGCAGAAG
This genomic stretch from Anas acuta chromosome 17, bAnaAcu1.1, whole genome shotgun sequence harbors:
- the CLDN5 gene encoding claudin-5 translates to MTSAALEILGLGLGILGWVGVILACGLPMWQVSAFIDVNIVVAQTIWEGLWMNCVVQSTGQMQCKVYDSILALKPEVQAGRALTVIVALLGLVALMVTVVGAQCTNCIRPGKMKSRIVIAGGAIYILCGILVLVPLCWFANIVISDFYDPSVPPSQKREMGAALYIGWAATALLLFGGCLICCCSCSQRDETSFPVKYSAPRRPTSNGEYDKKNYV